The Cellulomonas wangleii genome includes a region encoding these proteins:
- a CDS encoding cell division protein FtsQ/DivIB, which translates to MTTYTVGRFSGPVRPAVVSTTSRERFAERARARRNLARRQVVGGAAGVVGVGALGWLLLLSPVLALDVTQLEVTGAGTVVAVDQVVAVVHERAGTPLPRLDTVGLRDRVLEVPGVREARVVRQWPRGLAVQLVSREPVAAVPEEAPATGLVLLDEQGVQVGRADAAPAGLPVVDVPVGDERTLSAVLHVLEQLPPDLLGQVASVAAASQDTVTMQLRDGGPRIDWGSAEQTPLKLAVLAALRAAPEAAGASVFDVSAPQMPITK; encoded by the coding sequence GTGACCACGTACACCGTCGGCCGGTTCAGCGGGCCGGTGCGGCCCGCGGTCGTGTCGACCACGTCGCGCGAGCGGTTCGCCGAGCGGGCGCGTGCCCGGCGCAACCTCGCCCGGCGCCAGGTGGTCGGGGGAGCGGCCGGCGTCGTCGGCGTCGGCGCGCTCGGCTGGCTGCTGCTGCTCTCGCCGGTGCTCGCGCTCGACGTGACGCAGCTCGAGGTCACCGGCGCCGGAACCGTCGTGGCGGTGGACCAGGTGGTCGCGGTCGTCCACGAGCGTGCCGGCACGCCGCTGCCGCGGCTCGACACCGTCGGGCTGCGGGACCGGGTCCTGGAGGTGCCGGGTGTCCGGGAGGCGCGCGTCGTGCGGCAGTGGCCCCGCGGGCTGGCCGTGCAGCTCGTGTCGCGCGAGCCGGTCGCGGCGGTGCCGGAGGAGGCGCCGGCGACGGGCCTCGTGCTGCTCGACGAGCAGGGCGTGCAGGTGGGGCGCGCCGACGCGGCGCCCGCCGGTCTGCCCGTCGTCGACGTCCCGGTCGGTGACGAGCGCACGCTGTCGGCGGTGCTGCACGTCCTGGAGCAGCTGCCGCCCGACCTGCTGGGGCAGGTCGCCTCGGTCGCCGCGGCGAGCCAGGACACGGTCACCATGCAGCTGCGCGACGGCGGCCCCCGGATCGACTGGGGGAGCGCGGAGCAGACCCCCTTGAAGCTCGCCGTGCTGGCCGCGCTGCGTGCCGCGCCCGAGGCGGCGGGCGCGTCCGTCTTCGACGTCTCGGCGCCCCAGATGCCCATCACCAAGTGA